A stretch of DNA from Paramisgurnus dabryanus chromosome 19, PD_genome_1.1, whole genome shotgun sequence:
TTGTTGCACTGTAATTGCAACACCACCCCATATAATGAGGAAATTCATTGTTTATGAGGAAAACCTCATGGACCTGTTCAAGAATTGCCCTGCCTGCTCGAGACACTCTGCAATAAAGAGCAGAACAGTGGGTACAGTTCTACATGTGGACCAGACCTGTGTTCATTGTGAACATCACAAACAGTGGGCCAGCCAACCATATGTCAAGAACATACCAGCTGGAAATCTGCAGCTTGCTGCTGCTGTGCTCTTTAGTGGCTCATCCTTCTTGCAAGTCACCAAggtaagatttattttttctctccaaaaTATGTGGGATTTGTAtaataatcatttttaacagttctaaatttgtatttttaactgtttttctTTTGGGTCAGTTTATGCAGGCATTCAACATTCAGGGGATTTGCCACACTACATACCTGAAACACCAAAGGACATTCCTATTCCCAACAATCAATTGGCAGTGGAAACAGCATCAAAATACTGTGATTGCAGAAGCACTCAAAGGAAGGAATGTAGTTCTGGGTGGGGACATGCGTGCTGACTCACCTGGTATGTGCAGTTTTGTTGATAATATGCCATTTCAGTTAGCTATAAAAACGTGCTGTTATAAATTACTACTACAGAGTTTATTTCAAGCACTAAAAATGTACATGCTAATATGACATTGTTTAGGACACAGTGCAAAGTATGGAACATACTCGCTGATGGACCTCAGAGCAAACAAGATCATGGAAATTCAGCTCATTCAGGTAAGGTTGTAGTGATTTGTTTATTAGCATTGAATGAGTGGAAAGCAGATCATACATTTGTCTTTGAACACAATCAAgcttaaagtttttttaagaaGGTTGAAATCATTTTTCAGAGCAATGAAGTCGGCAACAGTCAGCGTATGGAGAAGGAAGGTTTAGAAAGAAGCCTGAGAGAGCTAGAGCAGAGAGGAGTAACTGTGCGAAAGATTGTCACTGACAGACATCCTGGTGTGATGAAGTTCCTCAGAGAGAGTAGACCAAGTATTTTGCACAGATATGATGCATGGCACATGGCAAAAGGTTAATAATTTAGTAGTTCTAATAATAGCCATATCTATAATAATagccatatttataaaaacaaggATTCATAATTATATGTTATGTATGTGTTGTTGTGTCTATCATATCGTATTAATGCTTTTGCATACTCTAGGTGTTGGCAAGAAAATTGATGAGCTTGCAAAGCAAAGAAGCTTCAAAGAGGTTGGCCCCTGGAAAAAAAGCATCGTGAATCACCTTTACTGGTGTGGAGCCTCATCATCATCAGGAAAGGAAATTGTTGCAAAATGGAGATCTGTTGTTAACCATGTACAAGATATCCATGAGCATGAAGGTGAATTCCAAAGATGCCAGCATCCTCCTCTTGTTGGTGACCAGGCAAGACAGTGGCTTAAACCAAGTAAATAACCTTTAACATTTATTGTAgtttaattcattacattttgtataatGTC
This window harbors:
- the LOC135777985 gene encoding uncharacterized protein; this translates as MRKFIVYEENLMDLFKNCPACSRHSAIKSRTVGTVLHVDQTCVHCEHHKQWASQPYVKNIPAGNLQLAAAVLFSGSSFLQVTKFMQAFNIQGICHTTYLKHQRTFLFPTINWQWKQHQNTVIAEALKGRNVVLGGDMRADSPGHSAKYGTYSLMDLRANKIMEIQLIQSNEVGNSQRMEKEGLERSLRELEQRGVTVRKIVTDRHPGVMKFLRESRPSILHRYDAWHMAKGVGKKIDELAKQRSFKEVGPWKKSIVNHLYWCGASSSSGKEIVAKWRSVVNHVQDIHEHEGEFQRCQHPPLVGDQARQWLKPSTAACEKLTQVILAPKLLKDLENLSSDFQTSGLESYHSLILKFAPKSVAFSFVGMLCRTQLAAMHYNENSGRPQATTAAGELRWHMQYPRYRRGEYTVRLLKRNPTFEYVYRLQDLLFESVLEQPQLFQESLKGLKVPDHLCTQFQRPEKSEAVAQHTSRFRPPSVCL